A region from the Streptosporangium sp. NBC_01756 genome encodes:
- a CDS encoding nuclear transport factor 2 family protein gives MVAANHAWFSYEYFNDGNVDGYASFFESDAMLHHPGLTVRGQEEPGCFQKERSRLCRHEVTDVIPLGMGSPVTCPTSATGWRRPSPRSSPCDLFSPYSQHVHTGSRSPAATRQVPKLMIFSVGTCFRLTWPASTSMARTASMSSGKEKPNISVERLVLLEHMNMEV, from the coding sequence ATGGTGGCGGCCAATCATGCCTGGTTCAGCTACGAATACTTCAATGACGGCAATGTGGACGGCTACGCCTCCTTCTTCGAGAGCGACGCCATGCTGCACCACCCCGGCCTGACCGTCCGCGGGCAGGAAGAGCCGGGGTGCTTCCAGAAAGAGCGGTCCAGGCTCTGCCGCCACGAGGTGACCGATGTCATTCCCTTGGGAATGGGGAGTCCGGTGACATGCCCTACTTCAGCAACCGGATGGCGAAGACCTTCTCCTCGATCGTCGCCTTGCGACCTTTTCTCGCCATATTCCCAGCATGTTCACACCGGAAGTCGATCTCCTGCTGCTACCCGACAAGTACCAAAACTTATGATCTTCTCGGTAGGTACCTGCTTCCGCCTGACTTGGCCAGCATCAACTTCCATGGCACGCACAGCGTCGATGTCGTCAGGAAAAGAGAAGCCCAATATTTCAGTTGAACGGCTGGTGTTACTCGAGCACATGAACATGGAAGTTTGA
- a CDS encoding DUF397 domain-containing protein yields MDLSDARWVKASFSGDNGGNCVEVAELTEVGDGPGHKADHPELIAVRDSKDPDGPKLFFTPAEWDAFLNGAKAGEFDRH; encoded by the coding sequence ATGGACCTGAGTGACGCCAGATGGGTCAAGGCCAGCTTCTCCGGTGATAACGGTGGCAACTGCGTTGAGGTCGCGGAGCTTACGGAGGTCGGTGACGGTCCCGGCCACAAGGCCGACCACCCCGAGCTGATCGCCGTACGCGACTCCAAGGACCCCGACGGCCCCAAGCTGTTCTTCACCCCCGCCGAGTGGGACGCCTTCCTCAACGGCGCCAAGGCCGGCGAGTTCGACCGCCACTGA
- a CDS encoding DUF6247 family protein, which produces MTAQLHGPAVTPTPQEMRVSLRNDRSPRNVRACLPVTDHMAFDEQYREALRRAADELDLTPLHQCMESWRRLAIVKTDPGGYTQMMESAERIQHQVERGESTDGVVWDDAFTERLRARAAGG; this is translated from the coding sequence ATGACCGCCCAGCTCCACGGGCCCGCTGTCACGCCGACCCCCCAGGAGATGCGGGTGTCGCTGCGCAACGACCGCAGCCCGCGCAACGTTCGCGCCTGCCTGCCGGTCACCGATCATATGGCGTTCGATGAGCAATATCGCGAGGCCCTGCGCCGGGCCGCCGATGAGCTGGATCTGACACCGCTACATCAATGCATGGAGTCATGGCGGCGGCTGGCCATCGTCAAGACCGATCCTGGTGGCTACACGCAGATGATGGAGAGCGCCGAACGCATCCAGCATCAGGTCGAGCGCGGCGAGTCCACCGACGGCGTCGTGTGGGACGACGCTTTTACTGAGCGTCTGCGCGCCCGCGCGGCGGGCGGGTGA
- the lanM gene encoding type 2 lanthipeptide synthetase LanM, whose protein sequence is MIELARERTLPGSARRISARLYGSCYDRVPFAGLMARFTDHHETLLRSAAEAGRGLLTDEAWDSLMENLVSDLVAISHRTLILELGEARAGDLLVGDTPEERYRDYSDRLLGDPAYLASLFSKYPVLDQMLTRCAGNWLTTSMELLSRLRADLPLLQRRGFIADRDMAVNSLRAGLGDPHNGGRSVIEVTFSGGDRVIYKPRPLDTEEMYGQAVTLLNGLNGLNGLNGLNDTIGLKSMRVVNRAAYGWCEFVVHRPASSPEGISRFYRRIGSCIALLTCLAASDIHMENLRADGEFPIPVDLETILQPAPASGVSPDAAADRAFELLSRSVLATAMVPGRQLTMETSAIGGGLGAAGTLRRPVLVEPFTDTMRVELLPSALEQAGNLPFLEHGQVQPAEHVSDIIRGFLDAYDTVAANKPAFRKLIHRFSHTEVRYLVRPTRVYGQLLGELHHPRRLRDGRAADLLWAALASTPGLASVAAAERDQLLKGDIPRFTAEVSSTALRSKADREISGFFGETGRQSAKRRLHRLGAEDRAAQTDILTAALSTLPGHPPPSVKLQNLPGPGTSLRDSTRAAIDALADDAVLGRMDCTWIGLAGNSMRGEPSSYGPLPVQLYDGMSGMAFMFAYAAKVYADERYHDLALRSIHPVLAALRSDLRDTSKQHTGAYSGTAGGLYVLGHLAALTADASYLEAIERRLPSFVKDLGACQDPGLVSGLAGAAVVAGDLYERHGLASLETAVALCAERLVCSSPWEAADAGFAHGTAGIGWALLRAGRVLDDAEIQNVGLRALIGSGIPDAGYWCRGAAGAGIALLLAHESYPSLDFTEEVGRAVAAVTKQREPAAQRLYHGDFGGLEFLRLAADRLPQLGLEPYRRMRWNLLAGGAVLSHAFGSRFPGLLTGRAGACLTLLRLVAPDDVPSVLWLEGPSPTEPSET, encoded by the coding sequence GTGATCGAATTGGCGCGCGAGCGCACCTTGCCTGGATCAGCGCGTCGGATCTCGGCACGGCTTTATGGGAGCTGCTACGACAGGGTGCCCTTCGCCGGGCTGATGGCACGCTTCACCGACCACCACGAGACGCTGCTGCGGTCGGCGGCGGAGGCCGGTCGCGGCCTGCTCACAGATGAGGCATGGGACTCCCTGATGGAGAACCTGGTCAGCGACCTGGTCGCGATCAGCCACCGGACGCTGATCCTAGAGCTCGGCGAGGCACGGGCGGGTGACCTGCTCGTCGGGGACACGCCCGAGGAGAGGTACCGGGACTACAGCGACCGCCTGCTGGGCGACCCTGCGTACCTGGCCTCGCTCTTCAGCAAGTATCCCGTGCTCGACCAAATGCTGACGCGCTGCGCGGGTAACTGGCTGACCACGTCCATGGAGCTGCTCTCTCGGTTGCGGGCCGACCTCCCGCTGCTGCAGCGGCGTGGGTTCATCGCAGACCGCGACATGGCGGTCAACTCGCTGCGCGCAGGTCTGGGCGATCCGCACAACGGTGGCCGATCAGTCATCGAGGTCACCTTCTCCGGCGGAGACCGGGTCATCTATAAGCCGCGGCCGCTCGACACCGAGGAGATGTACGGCCAAGCCGTCACTCTGCTCAACGGGCTCAACGGGCTCAACGGGCTCAACGGGCTCAACGACACGATCGGCCTGAAATCGATGCGGGTGGTCAACCGGGCCGCGTACGGCTGGTGCGAGTTCGTCGTCCACCGGCCAGCCTCGAGCCCGGAGGGGATCAGCCGGTTTTACCGCCGGATCGGCTCCTGCATCGCGCTGCTGACATGCCTGGCGGCCTCCGACATCCACATGGAGAACCTGCGAGCCGACGGCGAGTTCCCCATCCCTGTCGACCTCGAGACGATCCTGCAACCCGCGCCCGCGTCCGGCGTCAGCCCGGACGCCGCAGCGGACCGAGCCTTCGAGCTGCTCTCCCGGAGCGTCCTGGCGACCGCGATGGTGCCGGGACGCCAGCTCACCATGGAGACCAGCGCGATCGGCGGCGGCCTGGGCGCTGCGGGGACACTGCGGCGGCCCGTCCTGGTCGAGCCGTTCACTGACACCATGCGGGTAGAGCTGTTGCCCTCGGCGCTGGAACAGGCCGGAAACCTGCCCTTCCTGGAACACGGGCAGGTCCAGCCGGCCGAACACGTCTCCGACATCATCCGTGGTTTCCTGGACGCCTACGACACCGTCGCCGCGAACAAGCCCGCCTTCCGCAAGCTGATCCACCGCTTCAGCCATACCGAGGTCCGCTACCTGGTCCGGCCCACCCGGGTTTATGGCCAACTGCTGGGCGAGCTGCACCACCCGCGCCGCCTACGCGACGGCCGGGCGGCGGACCTGCTCTGGGCCGCCCTCGCGAGCACTCCCGGACTCGCCTCGGTCGCTGCGGCCGAGCGCGACCAGCTCCTGAAAGGCGACATCCCGCGCTTCACCGCTGAGGTGTCATCAACCGCGCTGCGTTCTAAGGCCGACAGGGAGATCAGCGGCTTCTTCGGCGAGACGGGCCGTCAGTCGGCCAAACGCCGACTGCACCGGCTCGGCGCCGAGGACCGCGCCGCCCAAACGGACATCCTGACCGCCGCGCTGAGCACCCTGCCCGGCCATCCGCCCCCCTCCGTCAAGCTGCAGAACCTGCCTGGTCCCGGTACAAGCCTGCGGGACAGCACCAGGGCGGCCATCGACGCGCTGGCCGACGACGCCGTGCTGGGGAGGATGGACTGCACCTGGATCGGGCTCGCCGGAAACAGCATGCGCGGCGAGCCGTCCAGCTACGGGCCGCTCCCGGTCCAGCTGTACGATGGAATGTCTGGCATGGCATTCATGTTTGCCTATGCGGCGAAGGTATACGCGGACGAGCGGTACCACGACCTGGCGTTACGCAGCATTCATCCGGTTCTCGCCGCTCTGCGGAGCGATCTGAGGGACACCTCGAAACAGCATACTGGCGCCTATTCGGGAACCGCAGGCGGGCTCTATGTCCTGGGGCATCTGGCCGCGCTGACCGCCGACGCGAGCTACCTGGAGGCCATCGAGCGGCGCCTGCCGTCCTTTGTCAAGGACCTCGGCGCCTGCCAGGATCCCGGGCTGGTCTCGGGCCTGGCCGGAGCGGCCGTCGTAGCCGGCGATCTCTACGAACGCCACGGTCTGGCCAGTCTGGAGACGGCGGTCGCCCTGTGCGCCGAGCGACTGGTATGCAGCTCCCCATGGGAGGCAGCGGACGCTGGCTTCGCCCATGGAACGGCGGGCATCGGCTGGGCACTGCTCAGGGCCGGCCGGGTGCTGGACGACGCCGAGATCCAGAACGTCGGGCTCCGGGCCCTGATCGGTAGCGGGATTCCAGACGCCGGGTACTGGTGCCGGGGCGCCGCGGGCGCTGGGATCGCCCTCCTGCTCGCCCATGAGTCGTATCCCTCATTGGACTTCACCGAAGAGGTAGGGCGGGCTGTCGCGGCGGTCACGAAGCAAAGGGAACCCGCCGCCCAGAGGTTGTACCACGGGGATTTCGGCGGGCTGGAATTCCTCCGGCTGGCCGCCGACCGCCTGCCGCAGCTGGGGCTGGAGCCGTACCGGCGGATGCGGTGGAACCTTCTAGCGGGGGGCGCCGTGCTCTCGCACGCGTTCGGCAGCCGCTTTCCCGGGCTGCTCACTGGCCGGGCGGGAGCCTGCTTGACCTTGCTGCGGCTGGTGGCCCCGGACGATGTGCCATCTGTGCTCTGGCTGGAAGGACCGAGCCCGACAGAACCGAGCGAAACATGA
- a CDS encoding ABC transporter ATP-binding protein produces MRAISRSSVWRLLADHSRPQWGLLAAGGGLNLVGAAAGLAQPLVAKQVIDSIGAGQVSAGPVLALAGLVLLSALSAGCGTYLLERVAAGVVRLARSRLIARIMRLRVDALDRPGDLISRVTSDTTLLSSAASQAIVEPLGGALMLVGGIALMAFLDLSLLSITVGILAVILAVTSLAMPRISRAQAGVQRSVSEITEALERSLGAFRTVKASGMEKAETARLEAATRRAWKHSTGAAKWAALARVSSGLAIQIAFLVVLGVGATRVASGDLAVSSLVAFLLYLFSMGQPIATLVRSTTEMQVGLAAVQRMREVDDLPVESGEPPAVDVAASARPPAMAAFRQVRFGYGGKPVLRGVSFTAAAGKITAIVGESGAGKTTLFSLLERFYEPSSGAITIDGDDVRQWPLAELRRQIGYVEQDAPILSGTLRENLCYAAPSASAQELADVLSRARLTEFVANLPDGLDTRIGHRGTTLSGGQRQRIAIARALLRRPRILLMDEATSQLDAANELALRETLAAVTRTTTVIMIAHRLSTVVAAQHIVVLGGGRIRAGGTHEDLLETDGFYRELVGSQLVPG; encoded by the coding sequence ATGCGCGCGATATCACGCTCCTCGGTCTGGCGCCTCCTGGCCGACCACAGCCGCCCGCAATGGGGACTGTTGGCGGCCGGCGGCGGCCTGAACCTCGTGGGTGCTGCGGCGGGGCTAGCCCAGCCGCTGGTCGCCAAGCAGGTCATCGACTCCATCGGCGCGGGGCAGGTCTCGGCGGGGCCGGTGCTGGCACTGGCCGGCCTCGTCCTGCTCAGCGCTCTCTCTGCCGGGTGCGGCACGTACTTGCTGGAGCGGGTGGCGGCGGGGGTCGTACGGCTGGCCCGCAGCCGACTCATCGCACGGATCATGCGGCTGCGGGTCGACGCACTGGACCGCCCGGGCGACCTTATCTCCCGGGTGACCTCCGACACGACGCTCCTGAGCAGCGCCGCCTCACAGGCCATCGTGGAACCGCTCGGCGGCGCCCTCATGCTCGTCGGCGGGATCGCACTGATGGCTTTCCTCGACCTCTCGCTGCTGAGCATCACCGTGGGAATCCTCGCCGTCATCCTGGCGGTGACGAGCCTCGCGATGCCCCGGATCTCCCGTGCCCAGGCAGGCGTGCAACGGTCGGTCAGCGAGATCACCGAGGCGCTGGAACGCTCGCTGGGCGCCTTCCGCACGGTGAAGGCCAGCGGCATGGAGAAGGCGGAGACGGCGCGGCTGGAGGCGGCTACGCGAAGGGCGTGGAAGCACTCCACCGGAGCCGCGAAGTGGGCCGCGCTCGCGCGGGTCTCCTCCGGGCTCGCCATTCAGATAGCCTTCCTGGTCGTGCTCGGAGTCGGTGCCACCCGGGTGGCCTCCGGTGATCTCGCCGTCTCCTCGCTCGTCGCGTTCCTGCTCTACCTGTTCAGCATGGGGCAGCCCATCGCGACGCTGGTGCGGAGCACCACGGAGATGCAGGTGGGCCTGGCCGCCGTACAGCGCATGCGCGAGGTCGACGACCTGCCGGTCGAATCCGGCGAGCCGCCTGCGGTGGACGTCGCGGCGTCGGCCCGCCCGCCGGCCATGGCCGCCTTCCGCCAGGTCCGCTTCGGCTACGGCGGGAAACCGGTGCTGCGCGGGGTCTCTTTCACAGCTGCGGCAGGCAAGATCACCGCGATCGTCGGCGAGTCTGGCGCCGGGAAGACCACCCTCTTCTCCCTGCTGGAACGTTTCTACGAGCCGTCGTCGGGAGCCATCACAATCGACGGGGACGACGTGCGCCAGTGGCCGTTGGCCGAGCTGCGCCGCCAGATTGGGTATGTCGAGCAGGACGCCCCTATCCTGTCCGGCACTCTCAGAGAGAACCTGTGCTATGCCGCGCCGTCGGCCTCGGCACAGGAACTGGCGGACGTCCTGTCCAGGGCGCGGCTTACCGAGTTCGTGGCGAACCTGCCCGATGGCCTGGACACGCGGATCGGCCACCGGGGGACAACGCTCTCCGGCGGCCAGCGGCAGCGCATCGCCATCGCACGGGCCCTGCTGCGCCGTCCGCGAATCCTGTTGATGGACGAGGCGACCTCGCAGCTCGACGCGGCCAATGAGCTCGCGCTGCGAGAGACGCTGGCCGCGGTGACGCGGACCACCACAGTGATCATGATCGCTCACCGGCTGTCCACGGTGGTCGCTGCCCAGCACATCGTGGTCCTGGGGGGTGGGCGGATACGCGCCGGCGGCACCCATGAGGACTTGCTCGAAACCGACGGGTTCTATCGGGAACTGGTGGGCAGCCAGCTCGTACCCGGCTGA
- a CDS encoding helix-turn-helix domain-containing protein codes for MWGRELRHYRKGAGLTQGELSQKIHFSESLISGVETGQLPASLEFAETCDKILGTGGALHRLLDWRKGQVFPSWFGPWREKEREATALRAYEPLVIPGLLQTEAYARVLLRGNEAAVEARLDRQTILTRQDPRPPSFRCVIDEAMLYRPIGGPEVMREQLEHLVSMTDERLSIQLIPNGMHSGLMGGFAIATLDTGRDVLYAETAVRGITTNDPEDVAVALERFDAIRSEALPINMSIDLIKKAVAEKWT; via the coding sequence ATCTGGGGCCGGGAGCTTCGTCACTACCGCAAAGGTGCGGGCCTCACCCAGGGCGAGCTCTCCCAGAAAATCCACTTCAGTGAGTCCCTGATCAGTGGGGTGGAGACCGGCCAGCTCCCCGCCAGCCTGGAGTTCGCCGAGACCTGCGACAAGATCCTCGGCACGGGCGGCGCCCTGCACCGCCTCCTCGACTGGCGGAAAGGGCAGGTCTTCCCTTCCTGGTTCGGTCCGTGGCGGGAGAAAGAGCGGGAGGCTACTGCCCTCCGGGCCTATGAACCGCTCGTGATCCCTGGGCTGCTCCAGACCGAGGCATACGCTCGCGTACTGCTGCGCGGCAATGAGGCGGCTGTGGAGGCTCGTTTGGACCGGCAGACCATCCTCACCAGGCAGGACCCACGTCCACCATCCTTCCGCTGCGTGATCGACGAGGCGATGCTCTATCGCCCGATCGGCGGCCCCGAGGTGATGAGGGAGCAGTTGGAACACCTTGTGTCGATGACCGACGAGCGTCTCAGCATTCAGCTGATTCCGAACGGAATGCACTCGGGGTTGATGGGTGGCTTCGCAATCGCCACTCTGGATACGGGCCGCGACGTACTGTATGCCGAGACGGCCGTGCGCGGTATCACCACGAACGATCCGGAGGACGTCGCCGTGGCCCTGGAGCGTTTCGACGCCATCCGGAGTGAGGCGCTCCCGATAAACATGTCCATCGATCTCATCAAGAAGGCGGTAGCGGAAAAATGGACCTGA
- a CDS encoding DUF6247 family protein, translating to MAAQPHAASEPAIERTFAAVRAALPPVNAAAFDAELIRITHAPVVNLAALDDFLTSWWRIATRAAQNREDWQRMHDEAEQIRSGQRSSGTPLAEILAQREGQI from the coding sequence ATGGCAGCCCAACCCCATGCAGCCTCCGAACCGGCGATCGAACGGACCTTCGCCGCAGTGCGAGCAGCGCTGCCCCCCGTCAATGCGGCCGCTTTCGATGCCGAACTGATCCGGATCACCCACGCACCTGTAGTGAATCTGGCCGCTCTGGATGACTTTCTCACCAGTTGGTGGCGTATTGCCACCAGAGCGGCGCAGAACAGGGAAGATTGGCAACGTATGCACGACGAGGCCGAGCAGATCCGGTCCGGACAGCGCTCGTCAGGAACCCCGCTGGCCGAGATCCTGGCCCAGCGAGAGGGCCAAATCTAG
- a CDS encoding class I SAM-dependent methyltransferase, with the protein MEVADSRLRRRELFDTDADGYGSSRPGYPTQVYELLEHTGALRPGARVLEIGAGSGQATRELLGRGTSVCAVELGANFAARLRSEFRDQALTVIEGDFDSLTNIEVDFDLAVCASSLHWLDRGTTLQKIGQLLRPAGWIAAWWTVYGDPERPTPFRAALNAVLRQHHPAGELGVAGPFDHKSWIGALEAASFGGIQVKALRWSITMPARHLTGLYTTFAAVRELPESARDALLRDIETAARAHGDMVTEHCITIVYLAQKDPIP; encoded by the coding sequence ATGGAAGTTGCGGACAGCCGTCTGCGACGCCGTGAGCTCTTCGACACGGACGCCGACGGTTATGGGTCTTCGCGGCCCGGCTACCCCACCCAGGTGTACGAGCTTCTCGAACACACCGGAGCACTGCGGCCCGGCGCGCGAGTGCTGGAGATAGGCGCTGGCAGCGGACAGGCGACCCGCGAGCTCCTGGGTCGTGGGACATCCGTCTGCGCGGTAGAGCTGGGAGCCAACTTCGCGGCGCGACTGCGCAGTGAGTTCCGCGACCAGGCGCTCACCGTGATCGAGGGCGACTTCGACTCGCTCACGAACATCGAGGTGGACTTCGACCTCGCGGTGTGCGCGTCGAGCCTGCACTGGCTGGATAGGGGCACGACGCTGCAGAAGATCGGCCAGCTGCTCCGCCCGGCGGGCTGGATCGCCGCGTGGTGGACCGTCTACGGGGATCCGGAGCGGCCCACCCCGTTCCGCGCGGCCCTCAACGCGGTGCTGCGACAGCATCATCCGGCCGGGGAACTGGGAGTGGCCGGGCCGTTCGACCACAAGTCCTGGATTGGCGCGCTGGAGGCGGCTTCCTTCGGCGGGATCCAGGTGAAGGCGTTGCGTTGGTCGATCACGATGCCGGCCCGGCACCTTACCGGGCTCTACACCACCTTCGCCGCAGTCCGGGAGCTGCCGGAGTCAGCGCGGGATGCGCTGTTGCGGGACATCGAGACCGCAGCGCGAGCGCACGGCGACATGGTGACAGAGCACTGCATCACCATCGTCTACCTGGCCCAGAAGGATCCGATTCCCTGA
- a CDS encoding ISAs1 family transposase, with the protein MPSSLLSVVDREQLGETVSDSSLRLSLMERFALVCDPRSRRGRRHRLVSVLALVACATIAVGSDSLIAIEQWADNAPQQVLADLQVWRNPLTGVRQPPSERTLRRILAGLDAEEFDRQIGAFLGTEPTRRLPIAAGGRTEREARRAAQRPQQPVTGLLSGYAADGKVLKGARRADAGRVHLLGLAAHGDSTIRAQRQIPAKRGEIAALAPLLDQLHPADLAGAVITADALHTQRTSARLLVEVHHAHYVLIVKANQPGLHAAAIMALTGPDIAFAALTHMEIDRGHGRSEQRITRTAPADGIDFPHAAQVFRILRYRGGLDGQRRSKEAVYGITDLTAEQAGAAQIATYVRDHWKAIENGTHHVRDVTFGEDAHQARTGALPRILATFRNLAIGALRHAGHTNIAHARRHHVYDHQRPLDLFNIGPAGSA; encoded by the coding sequence ATGCCATCATCGCTGCTCTCCGTTGTTGACCGTGAGCAGCTTGGGGAAACAGTTTCTGATTCATCGCTCCGGCTGAGCCTGATGGAGCGGTTCGCGCTGGTTTGTGATCCGCGTTCGCGACGGGGACGGCGGCATCGGCTGGTCTCGGTACTGGCGTTGGTAGCGTGCGCGACGATAGCCGTGGGCAGCGACTCACTGATCGCTATCGAACAGTGGGCCGACAACGCGCCGCAGCAGGTGCTGGCCGACTTGCAGGTGTGGCGCAACCCGCTCACCGGCGTGCGCCAACCGCCCAGCGAACGCACCCTGCGGCGGATCCTGGCCGGCCTGGACGCAGAGGAGTTCGACCGGCAGATCGGCGCGTTCCTAGGGACGGAACCCACCAGACGTCTGCCGATCGCGGCGGGCGGGCGCACCGAACGAGAGGCGCGTCGCGCCGCCCAACGTCCGCAGCAACCGGTCACAGGTCTGCTGAGCGGCTACGCCGCCGACGGCAAGGTCCTCAAGGGCGCCCGCCGCGCCGATGCCGGCCGAGTCCATCTGCTGGGCCTGGCCGCTCACGGTGACAGCACCATCCGCGCTCAACGCCAGATCCCCGCCAAGCGCGGCGAGATCGCCGCCCTGGCCCCGCTACTTGACCAACTCCACCCCGCCGACCTCGCTGGAGCCGTCATCACCGCCGATGCCCTGCACACCCAGCGCACCTCCGCCCGCCTGCTGGTGGAGGTGCACCACGCGCACTACGTCCTGATCGTCAAAGCCAACCAGCCCGGCCTGCACGCCGCCGCGATCATGGCACTCACCGGCCCCGACATCGCCTTCGCCGCCCTCACCCACATGGAGATCGACCGCGGTCACGGCCGCAGCGAGCAACGCATCACCCGCACCGCCCCCGCCGACGGCATCGACTTCCCCCATGCCGCCCAGGTCTTCCGCATCCTGCGCTACCGCGGCGGCCTGGACGGCCAACGCCGCAGCAAAGAGGCCGTCTACGGCATCACCGACCTGACCGCTGAGCAGGCCGGGGCCGCGCAGATCGCCACCTACGTCCGCGACCACTGGAAAGCCATCGAGAACGGCACCCACCATGTCCGTGATGTCACCTTCGGCGAAGACGCCCATCAAGCCCGGACAGGCGCTCTCCCGCGCATCCTGGCCACTTTCCGCAACCTGGCCATCGGCGCGCTACGCCACGCCGGTCACACCAATATCGCCCACGCCCGACGCCACCACGTCTACGACCACCAACGCCCCCTCGACCTCTTCAACATCGGACCAGCGGGATCAGCCTGA